CCCGAATCGACGAGCATCTGAAACAGTTGCGCCAGGAACTCGATGACATCAGGCCGGTGGCCGTTCCGGTGATGCGCGAACTTGCCGCTGACCTACGGCGCGAATCGCACGTTTTGCACAAGGGCAATTTCCTGGACCCCGGCGACAAAGTCGAGGCAGGCGTCCCCGCCGCGTTTCCCGCTCTTCCCGCGGGCGCGCCGACCAACCGGCTCGGCCTGGCTGAATGGTTGATGAGCCGTGACAACCCCCTGACCGCGCGGGTTGCTGTCAATCGACTGTGGGCGCAGCTTTTTGGCATAGGCATCGTCGAGACCGAGGAGGACTTCGGCACGCAAGGCTCGCTGCCGAGCCACCGCGAATTGCTCGACTGGCTGGCCGTCGAGTTCAGGGACAACGGCTGGGACGTGAAAGCGATTCTGAAGACAATGGTGATGAGTGCAACCTATCAGCAATCGTCTCGCATTGCGCCCGAGTTGTTGGAGAAGGACCCGCGCAACCGGTTGCTGTCGCGCGGGCCGCGACGCCGCCTCGATGCCGAGATGGTGCGCGACGAAGCTCTTGCACTCAGCGGTCTGCTGAGCCGAAAAATCGGCGGGCCATCGGTGTATCCATGGCAACCCGACGGTCTCTGGCGCGCGGCATTCAATGGCGAACGCACGTGGGCGACGAGCAAGGGTGAGGACCGCCACCGTCGCGGTCTCTATACATTCTGGCGCCGCACGGTGCCCTACCCCAGCATGGCCACGTTTGACGCGCCGAGCCGCGAGACCTGCACCGTCCGCCGCATTCACACGAACACTCCGCTCCAGGCGTTCGTTACCCTCAACGATCCGGTCTATGTCGAAGCCTCCCAGGCTTTGGGCCGCCGGCTGATAAATGAAGGCGGTGAAACCATTGCCGACCGCGTCCGCTATGGTTTGCAACTTTGCCTCGCTCGTCCGCCGAAAGACGAACAGGTCAAAACGCTTGTCGAACTTTACGAGAAGGAACTCTCGCACTACCGTAACGACGACGCAGATGCGAAGAAGCTGGCGACAGAACCGCTCGGCCCGTTGCCCGACGGTTTGAGCGCCGCTGAAGCCGCCGCGTGGACCTCGGTGGCGAATGTGCTATTAAATTTGGACGGAGTGCTGACGAAAGGATGAACCCGCTACGGAAAACGATCGTCGCCGGGCTGGCCACCTCATTGCTGCTGTCCCCGTTTCTTATCTACAAGGAACGCAAGAGTTATCAATGCTCAGACTGCCTCTCCAAGAAGCACGTGTATCAGTGGT
Above is a genomic segment from Candidatus Angelobacter sp. containing:
- a CDS encoding DUF1553 domain-containing protein, whose product is DRGFSTRLADFKVVALDAQRKIVWERNINAVPSPSTRFRVPAEKEVRLQNASADFSEDGYEVSKAVDGNGDTKNGWSVGGRTGAAHAASFELDGSPIREPGSMLIFTLKLKSGVNQAIGHFRLSVTTHPPPVRELPESIKTILATRSPERTDQQRADLAGYFRDFAPSLARIDEHLKQLRQELDDIRPVAVPVMRELAADLRRESHVLHKGNFLDPGDKVEAGVPAAFPALPAGAPTNRLGLAEWLMSRDNPLTARVAVNRLWAQLFGIGIVETEEDFGTQGSLPSHRELLDWLAVEFRDNGWDVKAILKTMVMSATYQQSSRIAPELLEKDPRNRLLSRGPRRRLDAEMVRDEALALSGLLSRKIGGPSVYPWQPDGLWRAAFNGERTWATSKGEDRHRRGLYTFWRRTVPYPSMATFDAPSRETCTVRRIHTNTPLQAFVTLNDPVYVEASQALGRRLINEGGETIADRVRYGLQLCLARPPKDEQVKTLVELYEKELSHYRNDDADAKKLATEPLGPLPDGLSAAEAAAWTSVANVLLNLDGVLTKG